One genomic window of Actinoplanes lobatus includes the following:
- a CDS encoding TIGR02611 family protein — protein MRVLDRIRSNSTGRLALKIGVGIVGGLVVAVGIVLIPFPGPGWAIVILGLAILAVEFAWAKGVLAFTKRHVQNWTHWVGRQTLGVRALIGVLGMIFISFVVWLSVLLSFDLNLFTWSLDFVGWR, from the coding sequence GTGCGTGTGCTTGACCGTATCCGGTCCAACTCCACCGGTCGGCTCGCTCTGAAGATCGGTGTGGGCATCGTGGGCGGCCTGGTGGTCGCCGTCGGCATCGTCCTGATCCCGTTCCCCGGCCCCGGCTGGGCGATCGTGATCCTCGGGCTCGCCATCCTGGCCGTCGAGTTCGCCTGGGCCAAGGGAGTGCTCGCCTTCACCAAGCGGCATGTGCAGAACTGGACCCACTGGGTCGGCCGGCAGACGCTCGGCGTGCGCGCGCTGATCGGCGTGCTCGGCATGATCTTCATCAGCTTCGTGGTCTGGCTCAGCGTCCTGCTCAGCTTCGACCTCAACCTGTTCACCTGGTCGCTCGACTTCGTCGGGTGGCGGTGA
- a CDS encoding AraC family transcriptional regulator, producing MPALIHHTEPAPTCLPPDWSGIGGCVLPVAAGAATGLLRCHALVLTTIGPLLAEIDFAEHLCGPGTLLWIRPGQAARFARPGDGDDPLTIVFRPGLFGTEELPGLSPDDPSGPARQPLTPPGPAVFRDVFAHLAADAAGPPGPVAAALLRHELAALLLRIATLDPGSELRAHIESRTFERFRRRLEERYPHTRRVEDYAAELGCSVRTLTRASLALTGRTAKQVVDDRVALQARRMLAATSMSVAEVGRGLGFGEPTNFGRFFHRETGLSPGQFRGRFVTGQPAAIPGQRSPAD from the coding sequence ATGCCAGCACTCATTCATCACACCGAGCCGGCGCCCACCTGTCTTCCACCGGACTGGTCGGGTATCGGTGGCTGCGTCCTGCCGGTGGCCGCCGGCGCTGCCACCGGCCTGCTGAGGTGTCACGCCCTCGTCCTCACCACTATCGGCCCGCTGCTCGCCGAGATCGACTTCGCCGAGCATCTGTGCGGCCCGGGCACCCTCCTCTGGATCCGTCCGGGGCAGGCGGCCCGCTTCGCCCGTCCCGGAGACGGCGACGATCCACTGACGATCGTTTTCCGACCAGGGCTGTTCGGCACGGAGGAACTGCCCGGGCTGAGCCCCGACGATCCGTCCGGCCCGGCCCGGCAGCCACTCACCCCACCCGGCCCGGCCGTCTTCCGGGACGTCTTCGCCCACCTGGCCGCCGACGCGGCCGGCCCGCCCGGCCCGGTCGCCGCCGCGCTGCTGCGGCACGAGCTGGCGGCCCTGCTGCTGCGGATCGCCACCCTCGATCCGGGCTCGGAGCTGCGGGCGCACATCGAGAGCCGGACGTTCGAGCGGTTCCGGCGCCGCCTCGAGGAGCGCTATCCGCACACCCGCCGGGTCGAGGACTACGCGGCCGAGCTGGGCTGCTCGGTGCGCACCCTGACCCGGGCCAGCCTGGCGCTCACCGGCCGCACCGCGAAGCAGGTGGTCGACGACCGGGTCGCCCTGCAGGCCCGGCGGATGCTCGCGGCGACCTCGATGTCGGTCGCCGAGGTGGGCCGCGGCCTGGGCTTCGGCGAGCCGACGAACTTCGGGCGCTTCTTCCACCGGGAGACCGGCCTGAGCCCGGGGCAGTTCCGCGGGCGGTTCGTCACCGGCCAGCCGGCCGCCATCCCGGGGCAGAGATCACCAGCCGATTGA
- a CDS encoding SsgA family sporulation/cell division regulator — protein MSTIRPTTVEVETSLRLVAPDATALPVRASLRYDPADPYAVHVLFHAESAGGEAVSWSFARELLVTGLDEPAGIGDVRVWPWATPRGDFVALALSSPDGNALFEVPRSVLVRFLRRTYVVVPRGRESDHLDVDAAVNRLLAGR, from the coding sequence ATGAGTACCATTCGTCCAACGACCGTCGAGGTCGAAACCTCGCTGCGGCTCGTAGCGCCTGACGCGACGGCACTGCCCGTGCGCGCCAGCCTGCGTTACGACCCAGCCGACCCGTACGCGGTCCACGTGTTGTTCCACGCAGAATCAGCCGGTGGGGAAGCCGTGAGCTGGTCCTTCGCGCGGGAACTGCTCGTGACCGGGCTCGACGAGCCGGCCGGGATCGGCGACGTCCGGGTGTGGCCGTGGGCCACGCCGCGTGGCGATTTCGTCGCACTGGCCCTGTCGTCGCCCGACGGCAACGCGCTGTTCGAGGTGCCGCGCAGCGTCCTCGTCCGATTCCTGCGGCGCACCTATGTGGTGGTGCCCCGCGGCCGGGAGTCGGACCACCTGGACGTGGACGCCGCGGTCAACCGACTACTGGCGGGCCGATAA